One stretch of Zootoca vivipara chromosome 8, rZooViv1.1, whole genome shotgun sequence DNA includes these proteins:
- the LOC118090305 gene encoding carbonic anhydrase 2, with protein MSWGYGKDNGPAHWHENFPIANGERQSPINIQPKSAKFDASLKSLNISYDPSAAKNIVNNGHSFNVEFDDSGDKCVLKGGPVEGTYKLLQFHIHWGSCEGQGSEHTVDGVKYDAELHLVHWNTKYGSSGEAVKHPDGLAVVGVFLKVGSACPGIQKVVDALGTIKHKGNQAAFTNFDPTGLLPASRDFWTYPGSLTTPPLLECVIWIVLKEPVTVSKEQMDKLRCLCFSCEGESHCAMVDNWRPCQPLKTREVRASFQ; from the exons gaCCTGCTCACTGGCATGAGAACTTCCCCATTGCCAATGGAGAGCGGCAGTCCCCAATCAACATCCAACCGAAGTCTGCCAAGTTTGATGCCTCCTTGAAGTCCCTGAACATCAGTTATGACCCATCTGCAGCCAAAAACATAGTGAACAATGGGCATTCCTTCAACGTGGAGTTTGATGACTCTGGTGACAAATGCG TGCTGAAAGGTGGTCCAGTTGAGGGAACTTACAAGCTGCTTCAGTTCCACATTCATTGGGGTTCCTGTGAAGGCCAAGGCTCTGAACACACAGTGGATGGGGTGAAATATGATGCTGAG CTTCATTTGGTTCATTGGAACACAAAGTATGGTAGTTCTGGTGAAGCTGTGAAACATCCCGATGGTCTGGCCGTTGTGGGCGTGTTTTTGAAG GTTGGAAGTGCCTGTCCTGGAATACAGAAAGTTGTTGATGCGCTCGGCACCATTAAACACAAG GGCAATCAGGCTGCCTTCACAAACTTTGATCCAACCGGTCTGCTTCCTGCCTCCCGTGATTTCTGGACCTACCCAGGATCACTGACCACTCCTCCTCTGCTTGAATGTGTAATCTGGATTGTCCTGAAGGAGCCCGTGACTGTCAGCAAGGAACAG ATGGACAAGCTGCGCTGCCTTTGCTTCAGTTGCGAGGGCGAGTCCCACTGCGCCATGGTGGACAACTGGCGCCCTTGCCAGCCCTTGAAGACCAGGGAAGTTAGAGCCTCATTCCAATAA